A single window of Syntrophus aciditrophicus SB DNA harbors:
- a CDS encoding HDOD domain-containing protein → MPDNPTDIRILRHRIEKIDMLPTISGVVRRLTKVIGNPKTSLHEISSFISSDPALTSRILKMVNSAVFGFPGRISSVTHALTLLGLDAVRSLLMGVTVLELMQTVMVGLREHSVGCAVAARSIAEIKGLKNLEEVSVAGLLHDIGKVIFLLEFPKDYRTVMEEAEQKEILVMEAEKARFSETHAAAGQWLAEKLFFPGKLTDMIAFHHKPGLARSAPLETAIVHLADILVRALGFGYAGDAFVPAVSPVAFELLDLKERDIREVLKSIENVRASGEDLFW, encoded by the coding sequence GTGCCGGATAATCCCACGGATATCCGTATCCTGCGCCACAGGATTGAAAAGATCGACATGCTGCCCACGATTTCCGGGGTTGTGAGGCGGCTCACAAAGGTTATCGGAAATCCGAAAACATCCCTGCATGAAATCAGCAGCTTCATCTCCAGCGATCCGGCGCTTACCAGCAGGATCCTGAAGATGGTCAATTCCGCCGTCTTCGGCTTTCCCGGAAGGATTTCATCCGTCACGCATGCATTGACGCTTCTGGGACTGGACGCCGTCAGGAGCCTTCTGATGGGGGTGACCGTTCTGGAGCTCATGCAGACTGTGATGGTCGGTCTTCGGGAACATTCCGTCGGATGTGCAGTGGCGGCGCGGTCAATAGCGGAAATCAAAGGCTTGAAAAATCTGGAAGAAGTTTCCGTGGCCGGTCTGCTCCACGATATCGGCAAGGTGATTTTCCTTCTGGAATTTCCCAAAGATTATAGGACAGTTATGGAGGAGGCGGAGCAAAAGGAGATTCTGGTCATGGAAGCCGAGAAGGCCCGTTTTTCCGAAACCCACGCGGCCGCGGGCCAGTGGCTTGCCGAAAAATTATTCTTTCCCGGAAAGCTGACGGACATGATCGCCTTCCACCACAAGCCCGGCTTGGCGAGAAGCGCGCCCCTGGAGACGGCCATCGTTCATCTGGCGGACATCCTGGTGAGGGCCCTGGGGTTCGGTTATGCCGGCGATGCCTTCGTTCCCGCCGTTTCCCCCGTTGCCTTCGAACTGCTCGATCTCAAAGAACGGGATATCCGGGAGGTTCTGAAGAGCATCGAGAATGTGCGGGCATCGGGGGAAGACCTCTTCTGGTAA